In Anaeromicrobium sediminis, one DNA window encodes the following:
- the menH gene encoding 2-succinyl-6-hydroxy-2,4-cyclohexadiene-1-carboxylate synthase, with protein MFIEIENIRYYVQIKGEGKPIICLHGFSENISTWKFLQLEGYKLILIDLIGHGKSDKPFSSKYYTLKVIIKHLNKLIHQLGFKKYSMLGYSMGGRIALAYALTYSNEIDKLILESASYGECGFINRLKRRRNDGKIAKMIRQNGIGWFDEYWGNLSIFKSQRKLSKDIIDGIRKRRLMNEVHGLSNTLLCTGQGKFPCLKNQIANLSMPVLYISGEYDEKYKAIGKNFEKLNDNVKHKTIKGVGHNTHIEQPNSFIEVVNKFLEGVTI; from the coding sequence ATGTTTATTGAAATTGAAAATATAAGATATTATGTTCAGATAAAGGGTGAAGGAAAACCAATTATTTGTTTACATGGTTTTTCTGAAAATATAAGTACATGGAAATTTCTTCAATTAGAGGGTTATAAATTGATACTTATAGATCTTATAGGACATGGGAAAAGTGATAAACCATTTTCCAGTAAATATTATACTTTGAAAGTAATAATAAAGCATTTAAACAAGCTAATTCATCAATTAGGTTTTAAAAAATATTCCATGTTAGGTTATTCTATGGGTGGGCGAATTGCATTAGCATACGCACTAACTTATTCAAATGAAATAGACAAGCTCATTTTAGAAAGTGCATCCTATGGTGAGTGTGGATTTATAAATCGCCTAAAACGACGAAGAAATGATGGGAAAATTGCAAAAATGATACGACAAAATGGAATAGGGTGGTTTGACGAATATTGGGGGAACTTGAGCATTTTCAAGTCACAAAGAAAATTATCAAAGGATATTATTGATGGTATAAGAAAAAGACGTTTAATGAATGAAGTTCATGGACTTTCAAATACATTACTATGTACAGGACAAGGAAAATTTCCATGTTTAAAAAATCAAATTGCTAATTTATCTATGCCTGTACTATACATTAGTGGAGAATACGATGAAAAATACAAAGCAATAGGCAAGAATTTTGAAAAACTTAATGATAATGTAAAGCATAAAACAATAAAGGGGGTTGGGCATAATACCCATATTGAACAGCCTAATTCCTTTATTGAAGTTGTAAATAAATTTTTAGAAGGAGTGACAATATGA
- the menB gene encoding 1,4-dihydroxy-2-naphthoyl-CoA synthase, translating into MNNFSWKELNRNYEDIIYETYDGIAKITINRPQVRNAFRPRTIMELIEAFTIAREDDQIGVIVLTGANHGQGQDKEAFCSGGDQSVRGHGGYVGDDQIPRLNVLDLQRLIRFIPKPVIAMVNGYAIGGGHVLHIVCDLTIASENAKFGQTGPKVGSFDAGYGAGYLARIIGHKKAREIWYLCRQYTAKEALDMGLVNTVVPFEQLEEETVKWAKEILQHSPTALRFLKASFNADTDGLAGLQQLAGDATLLFYTTEEAKEGRDAFKEKRNPNFKQFPKYP; encoded by the coding sequence ATGAATAATTTTTCTTGGAAAGAATTAAACCGTAATTATGAAGATATTATTTATGAAACATATGATGGAATTGCAAAGATTACAATTAATCGCCCTCAAGTACGTAATGCATTTCGCCCTAGAACAATCATGGAATTAATTGAGGCTTTTACAATTGCGCGTGAAGATGATCAAATAGGGGTTATTGTTTTAACAGGTGCAAATCATGGACAAGGTCAGGATAAAGAAGCATTTTGTTCTGGTGGAGATCAAAGTGTACGTGGACATGGAGGATATGTGGGAGATGATCAAATTCCACGTTTGAATGTTTTAGATTTACAACGTTTAATCCGTTTTATCCCAAAACCAGTTATAGCCATGGTCAATGGATATGCAATTGGTGGTGGACATGTACTCCATATAGTATGTGATTTAACAATTGCCTCTGAAAATGCTAAATTCGGACAAACGGGACCAAAGGTTGGTTCTTTTGATGCTGGATATGGTGCTGGATATTTAGCACGTATTATTGGTCATAAAAAAGCACGTGAAATTTGGTATTTATGTCGTCAATATACTGCAAAGGAAGCACTAGATATGGGTCTAGTAAACACAGTGGTTCCATTTGAACAATTAGAAGAAGAAACAGTAAAATGGGCAAAAGAAATCCTACAACATTCACCAACTGCCCTACGTTTCTTAAAAGCATCATTCAATGCAGACACAGATGGATTAGCTGGATTACAGCAATTAGCTGGAGATGCTACATTGTTATTTTACACAACAGAGGAAGCAAAAGAAGGACGAGATGCATTTAAAGAAAAAAGAAATCCTAATTTTAAACAATTCCCAAAGTATCCATAA
- the menE gene encoding o-succinylbenzoate--CoA ligase: MNWLKKHSFENPNKKFINDLTFREVYEGVIDLAKKLSSYVKGERRVAIYSNNSVHMAMFFFALQYLEKEVFMLNTHLTDEEIRKQLKKLDIQIVFSYNNKFISFDQVYESEKEDIELIEKFDEEKIAVIMNTSATSGEFKSVPIRWKQLYSHVKASQKSLGVTDEDNWLVVLPMYHIGGLMILIRSLYNGTRITIVEKFIEEEVIQEIENNKINLLSIVPTMLNRIVHRIEKHNLRVVLVGGEFIPKALVERSIIKNIPIYKTYGMTETTSQSTTFSVVDYPDKIHSAGLPLEKVEIQIKNPNEKGIGEVLIKSPMLMDGYIGKENISGYFNTEDIGYVGEDGFLYILDRRKNIIISGGENIYPKEIENVLYCHPKIKECAVVGKKDERWGQVPVLYVVSTLDEDTIVSYLSTRLGKYKLPKEIIYMDELPKNMVGKILKKNLQEVV; encoded by the coding sequence ATGAATTGGCTTAAAAAGCATAGTTTTGAAAACCCAAATAAAAAATTTATTAATGATCTAACATTTAGAGAAGTTTATGAGGGTGTAATAGATTTGGCTAAAAAACTATCTTCCTATGTAAAAGGGGAGAGAAGAGTGGCCATTTACTCAAACAACTCAGTTCATATGGCAATGTTTTTTTTCGCACTTCAGTATTTGGAAAAAGAGGTGTTCATGCTCAATACTCATCTGACAGATGAAGAGATAAGAAAGCAATTGAAAAAACTAGACATTCAAATTGTATTTTCTTATAACAACAAATTTATATCATTTGACCAAGTGTATGAAAGTGAAAAGGAAGATATAGAATTAATAGAAAAATTTGATGAAGAAAAAATTGCTGTTATTATGAACACAAGTGCAACTTCAGGTGAATTTAAATCGGTTCCAATTAGGTGGAAACAGTTATATTCTCATGTAAAAGCATCACAAAAAAGTCTGGGGGTAACAGATGAAGATAATTGGCTTGTGGTACTGCCCATGTATCATATTGGTGGATTAATGATATTAATTCGGAGTCTATACAATGGGACCAGGATTACTATAGTAGAAAAATTCATAGAAGAAGAAGTGATACAAGAAATTGAAAACAATAAAATCAACCTATTATCCATTGTGCCAACCATGTTAAATAGAATTGTTCACCGAATTGAGAAACACAATTTACGTGTAGTGTTGGTAGGTGGTGAATTTATTCCTAAAGCACTGGTTGAAAGAAGCATAATAAAAAATATTCCCATATATAAAACCTATGGAATGACAGAAACAACAAGCCAGTCTACAACTTTTTCCGTAGTAGATTATCCAGATAAAATTCATTCAGCAGGATTACCCCTTGAAAAAGTAGAAATTCAGATTAAAAACCCAAATGAAAAGGGCATAGGTGAAGTTTTAATTAAAAGTCCTATGCTAATGGATGGATATATTGGAAAAGAAAATATTTCTGGTTATTTCAATACGGAAGATATAGGTTATGTGGGTGAGGATGGATTTTTATATATACTTGATCGTCGAAAAAATATAATTATATCTGGTGGGGAAAATATTTATCCAAAGGAAATTGAAAATGTTCTATATTGCCACCCAAAAATAAAGGAATGTGCAGTTGTTGGTAAAAAAGATGAAAGATGGGGACAAGTTCCTGTATTATACGTGGTTTCTACATTAGATGAAGATACAATAGTAAGCTATCTTTCAACTAGACTAGGAAAATATAAACTTCCAAAGGAAATTATTTATATGGATGAACTTCCTAAAAATATGGTAGGTAAAATATTAAAAAAGAACTTACAAGAGGTGGTTTAA